A window of Lacibacter sediminis contains these coding sequences:
- a CDS encoding sodium/sugar symporter, giving the protein MHTLQIADYIVFFIYFIAISAYGYYIFHKKKSKTSSSKDFFLAEGSLTWWAIGASLIASNISAEHFIGMSGSGFALGLAISTYEWMAAATLIIVAVFLIPLYLKNKIYTMPQFLAKRYNDQVSTIMAVFWLLVYVFVNLTSIIYLGALAISSISPISFEWSIVGLSVFSIIVTLGGMKVIGYTDVIQVLVLLIGGLVTTYLALSLLADKFGFDGNILEALGVLRKEAPEHFHMIFDKSSPHYKELPGLSVLIGGMLINNLAYWGCNQYIVQRALGADLKTARNGILFAAFLKLLIPVIAVLPGITMYVLHQNGMFQQEMADAATGVIKPDHAYPTLMNLLPAGLKGVAFAALTAAIVASLAGKANSISTIFSLDIYKKYFNKDASERKLVLTGRWAVIISMVIAAIVTPALKSLDQAYQFIQEYVGFFSPGVLAIFLLGMFWKRTTAAAALAGAVLTIPVSTVLKFLPVWTNGGFPDYPFLDRMTITFIVIVAMMVSMSLLKPNKPGDTHTIEVDKSMFKVSTGFIIGSIIICGILAALYTVFW; this is encoded by the coding sequence ATGCATACATTACAAATTGCCGATTACATTGTTTTCTTTATCTACTTCATTGCGATATCGGCATACGGTTATTATATTTTTCATAAGAAGAAATCGAAAACTTCCAGCTCAAAAGATTTCTTTCTGGCTGAAGGTTCATTAACATGGTGGGCCATTGGGGCATCACTCATCGCATCCAATATTTCTGCAGAACATTTTATTGGTATGAGTGGCTCGGGTTTTGCATTAGGGCTTGCTATCTCTACCTACGAATGGATGGCTGCTGCAACACTCATTATTGTTGCTGTTTTTCTTATTCCGCTTTATCTCAAGAATAAGATTTATACCATGCCGCAGTTTTTGGCAAAAAGGTATAACGATCAGGTGAGCACCATCATGGCGGTGTTCTGGTTACTGGTGTATGTGTTTGTAAATCTTACGTCCATTATTTATCTCGGAGCATTAGCGATCTCTTCTATTTCACCCATCAGTTTCGAATGGAGCATTGTTGGCCTAAGTGTGTTCTCCATCATTGTTACATTGGGCGGCATGAAAGTGATCGGCTATACCGATGTGATACAGGTGTTGGTGTTACTGATCGGTGGATTAGTGACAACCTATTTAGCATTGTCGTTGCTTGCAGATAAGTTTGGCTTTGATGGAAATATTCTTGAAGCATTGGGTGTGTTGCGCAAAGAAGCGCCGGAACATTTTCATATGATCTTTGATAAGTCGAGTCCGCATTACAAAGAGTTGCCGGGCTTGTCGGTATTGATTGGCGGAATGCTCATTAATAACCTCGCTTATTGGGGTTGCAATCAGTACATCGTTCAACGGGCATTGGGTGCTGATTTAAAAACTGCACGCAACGGAATTTTGTTTGCTGCTTTTTTAAAATTGTTGATCCCTGTTATTGCAGTGTTGCCCGGTATTACCATGTATGTGTTGCATCAGAACGGCATGTTTCAACAGGAGATGGCCGATGCTGCAACTGGTGTGATTAAGCCCGATCATGCATACCCAACCTTAATGAATTTACTACCTGCGGGATTGAAAGGTGTGGCCTTTGCTGCATTAACAGCAGCTATTGTTGCTTCGCTTGCAGGAAAAGCAAACAGCATCTCCACTATTTTTTCACTTGATATTTATAAAAAGTATTTCAATAAAGATGCATCGGAACGAAAGCTGGTACTTACAGGTCGTTGGGCAGTTATTATTTCGATGGTGATTGCTGCTATTGTTACCCCCGCATTAAAATCACTTGATCAGGCGTATCAATTCATCCAGGAATATGTGGGCTTCTTTTCTCCTGGTGTATTGGCGATTTTCTTGTTGGGTATGTTCTGGAAACGTACAACCGCAGCAGCGGCTTTGGCGGGTGCAGTGTTAACGATTCCTGTTTCAACGGTATTAAAGTTTTTACCGGTATGGACAAATGGCGGTTTCCCTGATTATCCGTTTCTTGATCGCATGACCATTACCTTTATTGTAATCGTTGCAATGATGGTGAGCATGAGTTTACTGAAACCAAACAAACCGGGAGATACGCATACCATTGAAGTTGATAAAAGTATGTTCAAGGTGTCAACAGGCTTTATTATTGGCTCCATTATAATTTGTGGAATACTGGCAGCATTGTACACTGTATTCTGGTAA
- a CDS encoding acyltransferase family protein: MNQAVTHNQPATASNRLLSLDALRGFDMFWIVSGEGIIHGFANAVKQTHGLQQDAVSWQMQLTDELGFFEKLAVHASNQLHHTVWNGFTFYDLIFPLFIFIAGVSMPFSYSKQLSSGADAKKKIYRSLLKRTILLLLLGMIVNGLLQWKSYEETRFASVLGRIALSCFFAALIYLNSSFRWRIAWFLLILLGYWLVMMAVPVPGFGAGVLTTEGNVAAWIDQLLLPGKMHRATYDPEGLLSTIPAIATALLGIFTGEFLRSKKETAQTKTVYILIGGVILLLVGWLWGFVFPINKNMWTSSFVLYTGGWSLLLLAIFYYIIDVLGFKKWSMPFVWLGCNSILIYMAAHGVVNFMSTSEFLFGGTVQLVDAKWREAFLWIGVALIQFAGLYLLYKRKWFLKL; this comes from the coding sequence TTGAACCAGGCCGTAACACATAACCAACCAGCTACCGCAAGCAACAGATTGTTGTCGCTTGATGCGTTGCGTGGTTTTGATATGTTCTGGATCGTAAGTGGTGAAGGAATTATTCATGGCTTTGCTAATGCGGTAAAGCAAACACATGGATTGCAGCAGGACGCCGTAAGCTGGCAGATGCAGCTAACAGATGAACTTGGTTTCTTTGAAAAGCTGGCTGTACATGCAAGCAATCAACTACATCATACAGTATGGAATGGTTTTACGTTTTACGATTTGATTTTTCCGCTGTTCATTTTTATTGCTGGTGTAAGCATGCCGTTCTCTTACAGTAAACAGTTAAGTAGCGGTGCTGATGCAAAAAAGAAGATCTACCGTTCACTCCTTAAAAGAACAATCCTTTTATTGTTGCTTGGTATGATCGTAAATGGTTTGCTTCAATGGAAGAGTTATGAGGAAACACGTTTTGCAAGTGTGTTGGGGAGAATTGCACTCAGTTGTTTTTTTGCAGCGTTGATTTATCTCAACAGTTCTTTCAGGTGGAGAATAGCCTGGTTTCTACTCATCTTGCTAGGCTATTGGTTGGTGATGATGGCTGTTCCGGTTCCCGGTTTTGGCGCTGGCGTATTGACAACAGAAGGAAATGTTGCTGCATGGATCGATCAGTTATTATTGCCCGGTAAAATGCATCGTGCCACGTATGATCCGGAAGGATTACTTTCTACCATTCCTGCAATTGCAACAGCATTACTGGGCATTTTTACCGGAGAATTTTTACGTTCGAAAAAAGAGACTGCACAAACGAAAACAGTGTACATATTGATTGGCGGAGTAATACTTCTACTTGTCGGTTGGCTTTGGGGTTTTGTATTTCCCATTAACAAAAACATGTGGACGAGTTCTTTTGTGCTTTATACCGGTGGATGGAGTTTATTGCTACTTGCAATCTTTTATTATATAATTGATGTGTTGGGTTTCAAAAAATGGAGCATGCCTTTTGTGTGGCTGGGTTGCAATTCAATCTTGATTTACATGGCTGCACATGGCGTGGTAAACTTTATGTCAACTTCTGAATTTTTATTTGGCGGTACGGTTCAGCTGGTGGATGCCAAATGGCGGGAAGCTTTTTTATGGATCGGTGTTGCTCTTATACAGTTTGCAGGATTATATCTCCTGTATAAACGGAAGTGGTTTTTAAAACTATAA